In Mongoliitalea daihaiensis, one DNA window encodes the following:
- a CDS encoding tyrosine-type recombinase/integrase translates to MPKNEVDIQFVRSIMYSRWNKDAFVWEIPHYPGNLEKLKGYFGERLTSITERPVIEVPQKDETVLLDKNQVLMIKTAKARLRLYFGFHAELMKVVKSFPYYQWDSKSKSWSIPYSEQFLEELKKKIVELGFSLIYREEAAPDKVQRKSSAEIPNYRKCPEEYIHKLEERRYSEGTIKAYVPLFEEFLNYFVHIPLEELGEKEVMDFSRYLVNERKVSCSYQNQAINAIKFYFEKVRGGERKYYHVDRPIREKILPVVLSEEEISAIMKSIKNIKHKAILLTIYSAGLRISELINLKITDIDSQRMQIRVDQAKGKKDRYTLLSKKTLEILRVYIKNERPHFYLFEGHGSSKDQPVKYSSTSISAILKTALKNSKISKKATVHTLRHSFATHLLERGTDLRYIQSLLGHESPKTTQIYTHVTTKGFEQIISPLDNLDI, encoded by the coding sequence ATGCCAAAGAATGAGGTGGATATTCAATTTGTCCGGTCGATCATGTATTCTCGCTGGAACAAGGATGCATTTGTATGGGAGATTCCCCATTATCCGGGCAATTTAGAGAAGCTGAAGGGGTATTTTGGAGAGCGGTTGACAAGTATCACAGAGCGTCCAGTCATAGAAGTTCCACAGAAAGATGAGACAGTCTTATTGGATAAAAATCAAGTATTGATGATCAAGACAGCGAAAGCGCGGCTCCGCTTATATTTTGGATTTCATGCTGAGTTGATGAAAGTAGTTAAGAGCTTCCCTTACTATCAGTGGGATAGCAAGAGTAAGTCTTGGAGTATTCCCTATTCTGAGCAGTTTTTGGAGGAATTGAAAAAGAAAATAGTAGAGTTGGGTTTTTCATTGATTTACAGAGAAGAAGCAGCACCTGACAAGGTTCAGCGCAAGTCAAGTGCTGAGATACCTAATTACCGAAAGTGTCCAGAGGAATATATTCATAAGTTGGAGGAGCGTAGGTATAGTGAAGGGACTATCAAAGCATACGTTCCTTTATTTGAAGAGTTTTTGAATTATTTTGTTCATATCCCTTTGGAAGAATTAGGTGAGAAGGAAGTAATGGATTTTTCGAGATATTTGGTCAATGAGAGAAAAGTCTCATGTTCGTACCAAAACCAAGCCATCAATGCTATAAAGTTTTACTTTGAAAAGGTTAGAGGAGGGGAAAGAAAATATTACCATGTTGATAGACCGATTAGGGAAAAAATATTACCGGTAGTATTAAGTGAAGAAGAAATTTCAGCCATCATGAAGTCAATTAAAAACATCAAGCATAAGGCAATTTTACTAACCATTTATTCAGCAGGTTTACGAATTAGTGAATTGATAAATTTAAAGATAACTGATATAGATTCTCAACGGATGCAAATAAGGGTAGATCAGGCAAAGGGTAAAAAGGATAGATATACGCTATTATCAAAAAAAACGCTTGAAATTTTGCGTGTTTATATTAAAAATGAGAGACCACATTTTTATCTATTTGAAGGGCATGGAAGCTCAAAGGATCAGCCAGTAAAATATTCTTCCACAAGTATTTCTGCCATACTCAAAACTGCTTTAAAGAATTCTAAAATTTCTAAAAAAGCTACTGTTCATACTTTGCGTCATTCATTTGCAACACATTTGTTGGAGAGGGGAACAGATTTGAGATATATTCAAAGTTTATTGGGTCATGAGAGTCCAAAAACCACACAAATTTACACTCATGTTACAACTAAGGGGTTTGAGCAAATAATTAGTCCTCTAGATAACCTAGATATTTAA
- a CDS encoding Maf family nucleotide pyrophosphatase: protein MIDLAGKKIILASQSPRRKELLANLDIPFEVRVKGTDESFPSELPVEDVAYFLAKKKAMAFMEELEEDTLLITADTVVIVRGKVLNKPRNREEALEMLRLLSGTSHQVCTGVAFAYQGKVYADIDAAQVYFRTLEQAEMEYYVDRYRPYDKAGAYGIQEWIGYVGVEKIEGSFYTVMGLPVHLVYRWVRRLIVSHR, encoded by the coding sequence ATGATAGATTTAGCAGGTAAAAAAATAATTTTAGCTTCCCAGTCTCCTAGGAGAAAAGAGTTGTTGGCTAACTTAGATATTCCATTTGAGGTGCGTGTCAAGGGTACGGATGAGTCTTTTCCGTCGGAATTGCCTGTGGAAGATGTGGCGTATTTTTTGGCTAAGAAGAAAGCAATGGCTTTTATGGAGGAGTTGGAGGAAGATACCTTATTGATTACTGCGGATACGGTGGTGATTGTGCGAGGGAAGGTGTTGAATAAGCCTAGAAATCGGGAAGAAGCCTTGGAGATGTTGAGGCTTCTTTCGGGCACTAGTCATCAGGTGTGTACAGGTGTTGCATTTGCTTACCAAGGGAAGGTATATGCTGATATCGATGCTGCTCAAGTGTATTTCAGGACATTGGAACAAGCGGAGATGGAGTATTATGTAGATCGCTATCGTCCTTATGATAAAGCTGGCGCTTATGGGATTCAGGAGTGGATAGGGTATGTGGGGGTTGAAAAAATCGAAGGATCTTTTTACACGGTGATGGGTCTGCCGGTGCACTTGGTGTATAGGTGGGTGAGGAGATTGATTGTCTCTCACAGATAA
- a CDS encoding DUF1015 domain-containing protein — MAEILPIKGWRYHEKHRDQLGQLVSPLFDVVSEKQLKALYQHTFNSIHVTVPLGEHPARLAADTLRQWKEDAVIVQDQIPGIYVYYQYFKFPGQEEESCRKGFIAQIKAYDWDEGIVLRHENTIAKSVDDRIELLRQTEFQSSATHGLYEDPLHLLEPLMDEAIQNPIVDMEDYQGVREVLAVIHDVPTIRRFLQVLSDKSIILADGHHRYEGAIQYRKSQIISHAEHQGTEAYNYHMMYFTNASSKDLKILPTHRLIHVPAMDEGAILDQTSQYFDVRELDDEEEIYELILQKKWAFGLVFREKAFKIKLKESVYEAWETDFPETIKALDLVVLHYFFLDQVLGMPYEEQRYSGNIRYERNLHKCFATVAQEQDTLALITKDVPMKQVLEVCKSGYTMPQKSTYFYPKTLSGLLFASVKQEEFEFPYEAYGR; from the coding sequence ATGGCGGAAATTTTACCAATTAAAGGCTGGAGATATCATGAAAAGCATAGAGACCAACTAGGGCAGTTGGTCTCTCCTCTTTTTGACGTAGTCTCCGAGAAGCAGCTAAAAGCACTTTACCAACATACGTTTAATAGTATTCATGTAACAGTCCCTTTAGGGGAACACCCTGCCCGATTGGCAGCAGATACCCTGAGACAATGGAAAGAGGACGCTGTGATTGTGCAAGATCAAATTCCTGGGATTTATGTGTATTATCAGTATTTCAAATTTCCAGGGCAGGAAGAAGAGTCCTGTCGGAAGGGTTTTATTGCACAGATCAAGGCATATGATTGGGATGAAGGGATTGTACTGAGGCATGAGAATACGATTGCCAAGTCCGTTGATGACCGTATAGAGCTTCTTAGGCAAACTGAGTTTCAAAGCAGTGCTACCCATGGATTGTATGAGGATCCTCTACATTTGTTGGAGCCACTGATGGATGAGGCTATACAGAATCCTATTGTCGATATGGAAGACTATCAGGGTGTGCGAGAGGTCTTGGCTGTCATCCATGATGTACCTACTATCCGGAGATTTCTGCAAGTGCTGTCAGATAAGTCGATCATCTTGGCTGATGGGCATCATCGGTATGAAGGAGCTATTCAATACCGAAAATCCCAAATCATTTCACATGCAGAGCATCAGGGTACGGAGGCGTACAATTACCACATGATGTATTTTACCAATGCATCTTCTAAGGATTTGAAGATACTTCCTACTCATCGCTTAATCCATGTGCCGGCCATGGATGAAGGAGCCATATTGGATCAGACATCCCAGTATTTTGATGTACGTGAGCTAGATGATGAGGAAGAAATTTATGAATTGATATTGCAGAAAAAGTGGGCTTTTGGGTTGGTTTTTCGAGAAAAGGCATTTAAAATAAAATTGAAAGAATCGGTTTATGAAGCTTGGGAGACGGATTTTCCGGAGACGATTAAAGCATTGGATTTAGTGGTATTGCATTATTTCTTTTTGGATCAAGTGCTTGGTATGCCATATGAAGAGCAGCGTTATTCGGGAAATATTCGATATGAGCGTAATCTGCATAAATGTTTTGCTACGGTGGCACAGGAACAAGATACATTGGCGCTGATCACCAAAGATGTACCTATGAAGCAAGTGTTGGAAGTGTGTAAAAGTGGCTACACGATGCCGCAAAAATCTACGTATTTTTATCCCAAAACCTTATCCGGATTGCTATTTGCTTCCGTTAAACAGGAGGAGTTCGAATTTCCTTACGAAGCTTACGGTCGATGA
- a CDS encoding acetyl-CoA carboxylase biotin carboxylase subunit: MNKINKLLVANRGEIALRVMRTAKAMGISTVAVYSEADTHSPHVKFADEAVCLGPPPSNQSYLLSDKIIEVCKELGVDAVHPGYGFLSENASFARKVTEAGIIFIGPSPAAIEVMGSKLAAKHAVSAYGIPMVPGTEDAISDIPAAKVKAAAIGYPILIKASAGGGGKGMRVVEEEAEFEEQMNRAISEAQSAFGDGAVFIEKYITSPRHIEIQVLGDLHGNVVYLFERECSVQRRHQKVIEEAPSAVVSPEMRQAMGEAAVKVAQACNYHGAGTVEFIVDEQLNFYFLEMNTRLQVEHPVTEMITGKDLVQEQILIAEGNPLPFKQEDLKIHGHSLEVRVYAEDPRNNFLPDIGRLQTYIRPTGKGVRVDDGFEQGMDIPIYYDPMIAKLIVHADDRDAAIQKMIKAIDEYYITGIETTLSFCRFVLSHEAFISGQFDTKFVEKYFTPDKLDIQWTEEELKLLAVLGVELYDRHKNRLQLKSDVGANRTNWKNRLI; encoded by the coding sequence ATGAATAAAATTAATAAACTTCTTGTCGCCAACCGAGGTGAAATAGCCCTTCGTGTCATGCGTACAGCCAAAGCAATGGGTATCTCCACAGTTGCCGTTTATTCTGAAGCGGACACCCATTCTCCTCACGTTAAATTTGCGGATGAGGCGGTATGCTTGGGGCCACCACCTTCCAATCAATCGTATTTGTTATCAGATAAAATTATCGAAGTGTGTAAGGAGTTGGGGGTAGATGCTGTTCATCCGGGCTATGGGTTTTTATCTGAAAATGCTTCATTTGCTAGGAAGGTCACGGAGGCTGGTATTATTTTCATAGGTCCTTCGCCTGCGGCTATTGAAGTGATGGGAAGCAAGTTGGCTGCTAAGCATGCGGTATCAGCGTATGGAATCCCGATGGTTCCTGGTACAGAAGATGCAATTTCGGATATTCCTGCTGCCAAGGTTAAAGCGGCAGCGATCGGTTATCCGATATTGATCAAAGCCTCGGCCGGTGGTGGAGGTAAAGGGATGCGGGTTGTAGAAGAGGAGGCTGAATTTGAAGAGCAGATGAATCGGGCTATTTCTGAAGCGCAGTCTGCTTTTGGTGATGGTGCTGTATTTATTGAAAAATACATTACTTCCCCCCGTCATATTGAGATTCAGGTGTTAGGAGACTTACATGGGAATGTAGTATACTTATTTGAGCGGGAGTGCAGTGTGCAGCGAAGACATCAGAAAGTCATAGAAGAGGCGCCTTCTGCGGTCGTATCTCCAGAGATGCGTCAGGCGATGGGTGAAGCTGCTGTGAAAGTTGCCCAGGCTTGTAATTACCATGGGGCAGGAACCGTAGAATTTATTGTAGATGAACAATTGAATTTTTATTTCCTAGAGATGAACACCCGCTTGCAGGTAGAGCATCCGGTAACTGAAATGATCACAGGAAAAGATCTGGTGCAAGAGCAAATACTCATCGCTGAGGGAAATCCCTTGCCATTCAAACAAGAAGATTTGAAAATCCATGGGCACTCCTTGGAAGTGCGGGTGTATGCCGAAGATCCGCGGAATAATTTCTTACCTGATATCGGTAGGTTGCAGACCTATATCCGTCCTACAGGTAAAGGTGTACGCGTAGACGATGGATTTGAGCAGGGGATGGATATTCCGATTTACTATGACCCTATGATTGCCAAGTTGATTGTGCATGCAGATGATCGGGATGCTGCGATTCAAAAAATGATTAAGGCCATCGATGAGTATTACATTACTGGGATTGAAACTACCCTTAGTTTTTGTCGCTTTGTTTTAAGTCATGAAGCATTTATCAGTGGTCAGTTTGACACCAAGTTTGTGGAGAAATATTTCACACCAGACAAGCTTGATATACAATGGACTGAGGAAGAGTTAAAACTTTTGGCAGTTTTGGGTGTTGAATTATACGATCGACACAAAAATAGACTGCAATTGAAAAGCGATGTCGGTGCGAATCGTACCAACTGGAAAAACAGGTTGATTTAA
- a CDS encoding aminotransferase class I/II-fold pyridoxal phosphate-dependent enzyme: MDLFAKLKTNLGPLGKHSELAEGYFAFPKLEGEIAPRMKFRGKEVLTWSLNNYLGLANHPEIRKADADAAAKWGAAYPMGARMMSGQTDLHEQLERELAEFVGKESSYLLNYGYQGILSVIDSVLDRKDVVVYDSECHACIIDALRMHLGKRFVFPHNDIENCEKQLQRATKLAEETGGGILVITEGVFGMTGDQGKLKEIVELKKKFDFRLLVDDAHGFGTMGKTGAGTGEEQGVQDDIDLYFSTFAKSMASIGAFIAGDADVIRFLKYNMRSQIFAKSLPMLLVEGALKRLELLRTQPELKENLWKIVNALGNGLREKGFSTGQSNSPVTPVVLNGTVGEAATLSKDLRENYNIFCSVVIYPVVPKGMIILRLIPTATHTLEDVAETIAAFEAVKEKLVSGYYKTTELALSFGE; this comes from the coding sequence TTGGATTTATTTGCAAAACTAAAAACGAATTTAGGCCCATTGGGCAAACATTCAGAATTAGCAGAAGGCTACTTTGCTTTTCCAAAATTAGAAGGGGAAATAGCTCCCCGAATGAAATTTAGGGGAAAAGAAGTATTGACGTGGAGTTTGAACAATTACTTAGGTCTAGCAAATCACCCGGAAATCAGAAAAGCAGACGCAGATGCGGCAGCAAAATGGGGGGCAGCCTATCCTATGGGAGCCAGAATGATGTCTGGACAGACAGATTTGCACGAGCAGTTGGAAAGAGAGTTGGCGGAGTTTGTAGGAAAAGAAAGCTCTTACCTTTTGAATTATGGCTATCAGGGTATCTTATCAGTGATAGATTCGGTATTGGACAGAAAAGATGTGGTAGTGTATGATTCAGAATGTCATGCATGTATCATCGATGCCTTACGTATGCATTTAGGCAAACGTTTTGTATTCCCTCACAACGATATTGAAAACTGCGAAAAACAGCTGCAACGCGCTACCAAATTAGCAGAAGAAACTGGTGGTGGCATACTTGTGATTACAGAAGGAGTATTCGGGATGACAGGTGACCAAGGCAAACTGAAAGAAATCGTCGAGCTGAAGAAAAAATTTGATTTCAGACTGTTAGTAGACGATGCACATGGATTCGGTACCATGGGCAAAACCGGTGCGGGCACTGGTGAGGAACAAGGTGTACAGGACGATATCGACTTATATTTCTCCACATTTGCTAAATCCATGGCATCTATCGGTGCATTCATCGCAGGTGATGCAGATGTTATTCGATTCCTCAAATACAACATGCGCTCACAGATATTTGCTAAATCTCTGCCCATGTTATTGGTAGAAGGTGCACTGAAGCGCTTAGAGCTGTTGCGCACTCAGCCCGAATTGAAAGAAAATCTTTGGAAAATCGTCAATGCCTTGGGCAATGGCTTGCGGGAAAAAGGATTCAGTACTGGGCAGTCCAACTCCCCAGTTACTCCAGTAGTCTTAAATGGTACCGTAGGAGAAGCCGCAACCTTGAGTAAAGACCTAAGAGAAAACTACAATATTTTCTGTTCTGTGGTAATCTATCCAGTTGTTCCTAAGGGAATGATCATCCTTAGACTAATCCCTACGGCGACCCATACCTTGGAAGATGTAGCAGAAACAATTGCTGCTTTTGAGGCTGTCAAAGAAAAACTAGTAAGCGGTTATTACAAAACTACCGAATTAGCACTATCTTTCGGTGAATAA
- a CDS encoding histone H1: protein MSRFSEIKDLIMSLEGDFDKFYSKGNQAAGTRVRKGMQDLKTLAQDIRKEVQDMKNAE from the coding sequence ATGAGCAGATTTAGCGAAATAAAAGATCTTATCATGAGTCTCGAAGGCGACTTTGACAAATTCTACAGTAAAGGCAATCAAGCTGCCGGTACAAGAGTAAGAAAAGGAATGCAGGATTTGAAAACATTGGCTCAGGACATCCGTAAGGAAGTTCAGGACATGAAAAATGCTGAGTAA
- a CDS encoding M1 family metallopeptidase: MLTMLLAGFVALQVRAQVERWQQKADYEMEVDMDVKTNTFKGTQKLHYTNNSPDTLDRVFYHLYFNAFQPNSMMDVRSRTIPDPDRRVGDRIFKLQPEEYGVLKANSLTMNGRPVKFHHEETILEVDLVEPILPNSTVVFEMEFEGQVPLQIRRSGRDSSEGVRYSMAQWYPKMAAYDVRGWHANPYIGREFYGNFGQFDVKITIDKDYILGGTGYLQNANEIGHGYEDAGVRVPTPRGNTLTWHFVAPDVHDFMWAADPKFTHEKVQMENGPMLHFLYIKSDKTEENWEQLKGYTADAMAFMSANFGEYPYKQFSVIQGGDGGMEYPMATLITGHRNLRSLVGVTVHEMIHMWYYGVLGFNESSEAWLDEGFTTWGTDVVMDAVFQKANGFVVDGSYRSYFRLAGSGNEEPLTTHADHYNLNSAYGPAVYSKGAVFVEQMAYIVGQENFNKAMLRLWNDWKFKHPTGHDVVRVFERVSGLELDWYYDYFIASTKTVDYGVKSVVGEGDQTKITLERIGYMPMPLDVVVTYVDGSQESIYLPLVIMRGGKPEEAGMPARGMTEKWAWTNYTKDVVLNKPIGQIKSIEIDPSMRLADVNRSNNTFEVSVAMPQK, from the coding sequence ATGCTGACGATGCTCCTTGCTGGGTTTGTAGCCTTGCAAGTAAGGGCTCAGGTAGAGCGTTGGCAGCAAAAGGCCGACTATGAAATGGAAGTTGACATGGATGTCAAAACCAATACATTTAAAGGAACACAAAAACTGCATTACACCAATAACTCTCCTGATACCCTGGATCGGGTGTTTTATCATTTATATTTCAATGCTTTTCAGCCGAATAGCATGATGGATGTGCGAAGCCGGACCATCCCTGATCCCGATCGTAGAGTTGGGGATCGTATTTTCAAGTTGCAGCCAGAGGAATATGGGGTCTTGAAAGCCAATTCATTGACTATGAATGGTAGACCTGTGAAATTTCATCATGAAGAAACCATCTTGGAGGTGGATTTGGTAGAGCCGATTTTACCAAATTCTACCGTTGTTTTCGAAATGGAATTTGAGGGTCAGGTACCACTGCAGATTAGAAGATCTGGCAGAGACAGCTCCGAAGGTGTCCGGTACTCTATGGCCCAGTGGTATCCTAAAATGGCGGCTTATGATGTGAGAGGTTGGCATGCTAATCCATATATTGGGCGCGAATTTTATGGGAATTTTGGACAGTTTGATGTCAAGATTACGATAGACAAAGATTATATCTTGGGTGGCACAGGTTATTTGCAAAATGCCAATGAAATTGGGCATGGATATGAGGATGCTGGAGTCCGTGTACCTACACCACGAGGGAATACCTTAACTTGGCACTTTGTGGCACCGGATGTGCATGATTTTATGTGGGCAGCGGATCCTAAATTTACCCACGAGAAGGTGCAGATGGAAAATGGTCCTATGTTGCATTTTTTATATATCAAATCAGATAAAACAGAAGAAAACTGGGAGCAATTAAAAGGGTATACGGCTGATGCGATGGCGTTTATGTCAGCCAATTTTGGGGAATATCCTTACAAGCAGTTTTCGGTGATTCAAGGAGGAGATGGCGGTATGGAATATCCGATGGCTACGCTGATCACTGGTCATAGAAATCTCAGAAGTCTAGTAGGTGTTACTGTCCATGAAATGATCCATATGTGGTATTATGGTGTGTTAGGTTTTAATGAGTCTTCTGAGGCTTGGTTGGACGAAGGCTTCACTACTTGGGGCACAGATGTGGTGATGGATGCAGTTTTTCAAAAAGCTAACGGCTTCGTAGTAGATGGTAGCTATCGTTCTTATTTTAGACTGGCAGGATCCGGAAACGAGGAACCTCTGACCACGCATGCAGATCATTACAATTTAAATTCTGCTTATGGTCCAGCAGTATATAGTAAAGGTGCTGTTTTTGTAGAGCAGATGGCCTACATCGTCGGTCAAGAAAATTTCAACAAGGCCATGCTTCGATTGTGGAATGATTGGAAATTTAAGCATCCTACTGGTCATGATGTAGTGCGCGTGTTTGAGCGTGTCAGCGGTTTAGAATTGGATTGGTATTACGATTATTTTATTGCCTCAACCAAAACAGTAGATTACGGAGTGAAATCAGTGGTCGGCGAAGGAGATCAGACAAAAATCACTTTGGAGAGGATTGGTTATATGCCTATGCCTTTGGATGTGGTGGTGACTTATGTGGACGGTAGCCAAGAATCTATTTATCTTCCACTTGTGATTATGAGGGGCGGTAAGCCTGAAGAAGCGGGCATGCCTGCGCGTGGAATGACTGAAAAATGGGCTTGGACTAATTACACCAAAGATGTGGTTTTGAATAAACCAATCGGTCAGATAAAAAGTATAGAAATAGATCCAAGTATGAGATTAGCTGACGTCAATAGAAGTAATAATACTTTTGAAGTCAGTGTTGCAATGCCTCAGAAGTAA